One segment of Gammaproteobacteria bacterium DNA contains the following:
- a CDS encoding PilZ domain-containing protein, giving the protein MTETPKTLRRNHERLNVGLPVKLESGSGQTWNVSASGIYFETNIELAQGSPINLEIELHSPDGKLALKVQGSVVRIEQLGGKIGVAISIAESVLETVPEHAP; this is encoded by the coding sequence ATGACCGAGACGCCAAAGACACTGCGACGAAACCACGAACGCCTCAACGTAGGCCTGCCCGTGAAGCTGGAGTCAGGCAGTGGGCAGACATGGAATGTCAGTGCCTCGGGCATTTATTTCGAAACCAATATCGAACTGGCCCAGGGCAGTCCGATCAACCTCGAGATAGAGTTGCACAGCCCGGACGGCAAGCTGGCGTTGAAGGTGCAGGGCAGCGTGGTGCGCATCGAGCAGTTGGGCGGCAAGATCGGCGTGGCCATCAGTATTGCCGAATCGGTGCTGGAGACGGTTCCAGAGCATGCCCCCTGA